From Dasypus novemcinctus isolate mDasNov1 unplaced genomic scaffold, mDasNov1.1.hap2 scaffold_189, whole genome shotgun sequence, the proteins below share one genomic window:
- the ATOX1 gene encoding copper transport protein ATOX1: MIPHHSSCTAASQRFKSAQEAIGTHPASFYRKRTGLCSPSGGACWLSGCASPGPRKRRGLAAGRPQKGRGLAEWRVRSSRAYPEAQLQPPCQSRVTPPSPPLLPQSVMPKHEFFVDMSCEGCSNAVTRVLNKLGGVEFEIDLPNKKVSIESEHNMDTLLETLKKTGKEVSYVGPK, translated from the exons ATGATACCCCATCACAGCTCCTGTACAGCTGCATCACA GCGTTTTAAAAGTGCCCAGGAAGCAATAGGAACTCACCCAGCCAGCTTCTACCGGAAGCGCACCGGCCTCTGCTCCCCGTCAGGAGGCGCCTGTTGGCTCTCGGGCTGCGCCAGCCCCGGCCCGCGGAAGAGGCGGGGCCTAGCAGCCGGTCGGCCCCagaaggggcggggcctggccgagTGGCGCGTCCGCTCTTCGCGAGCATACCCGGAAGCGCAGCTCCAGCCACCTTGCCAGAGCCGAGTGACGCCGCCGTCGCCGCCGCTGTTACCGCAGTCGGTCATGCCG AAGCACGAGTTCTTCGTGGACATGAGCTGTGAGGGCTGCTCTAATGCTGTCACTCGGGTTCTCAACAAGCTGGGAG GAGTTGAGTTTGAAATTGACCTGCCCAATAAGAAGGTTTCCATTGAGTCGGAGCACAACATGGACACTCTGCTAGAGACCttgaagaaaacaggaaaagaagttTCCTATGTTGGCCCCAAGTAG